Proteins co-encoded in one Thermochromatium tepidum ATCC 43061 genomic window:
- a CDS encoding ABC transporter ATP-binding protein, with amino-acid sequence MSRLEGVAVSVQLGGRTLLHELSFQVGAGELVGLIGPNGAGKSTLIKAIAQVLPYRGSIRLEGEPLERIPARERARLVAYLGQDDRIQWPIAVADLVALGRHPYRGSWWRGAGRTSDADRQAIESALRATDVWSLRARASDTLSGGERARVRLARALAVEAPLLLADEPVAALDPRHQLEVMELLRAQAHQGASVIVVLHDLTLASRFCDRLLLLHEGRTVAAGAVETVLSADHLRLVYGIGAVIGEHQGQRYIVPWSCTL; translated from the coding sequence GTGAGCCGGCTCGAAGGCGTCGCGGTGAGCGTGCAGCTTGGGGGACGGACGCTGCTGCATGAACTGTCGTTCCAGGTCGGGGCCGGTGAGCTGGTCGGGCTCATCGGTCCCAATGGGGCCGGCAAGAGCACGCTGATCAAGGCGATCGCCCAGGTGTTGCCCTATCGTGGGTCGATCCGGCTCGAGGGTGAGCCGCTAGAGCGGATCCCAGCGCGCGAGCGGGCGCGTCTGGTCGCCTATCTCGGGCAGGACGACCGCATCCAGTGGCCGATCGCGGTCGCCGATCTGGTCGCACTCGGACGTCATCCCTATCGCGGAAGCTGGTGGCGCGGGGCCGGACGGACGAGTGACGCGGATCGGCAGGCCATCGAGTCGGCGCTGCGCGCGACCGATGTCTGGTCACTGCGCGCGCGTGCCTCCGATACGCTCTCCGGCGGTGAACGGGCGCGGGTGCGGCTGGCGCGGGCGCTGGCGGTCGAGGCACCGCTCTTGCTCGCCGACGAGCCGGTCGCGGCGCTCGATCCGCGCCATCAGCTCGAGGTCATGGAGCTGCTGCGCGCCCAGGCGCATCAGGGTGCGAGCGTCATCGTGGTCCTGCACGATCTGACGCTGGCGAGCCGCTTTTGTGATCGCCTGCTGTTGCTGCATGAGGGGCGAACCGTGGCGGCGGGCGCGGTGGAGACTGTTTTGAGTGCGGATCATCTGCGTCTGGTTTATGGCATCGGCGCGGTCATTGGAGAACATCAAGGACAGCGTTATATCGTCCCTTGGTCATGCACACTGTAG
- a CDS encoding phosphodiester glycosidase family protein gives MADWRPVTHEPWPAPEAPISHREQTLESSTGRTLRAHLVLFDSRRYRLAVLDLGPELAPTSAWLERLRAAGLLAAVNGGFFHADGQPLGLVIAEGRSLSRFETVKPLSGVLYDDGRGIHLERRARFQSRPGIDALIQSGPYLVERGQAVRGLSTQDVSRRTFIATDWRRHWILGATRDGLTLAELAEALATPGALAPWPVERALNLDGGSSTGFLFDPGEGRAPIELRARRPVRNLVGVRAR, from the coding sequence TTGGCCGACTGGCGACCCGTGACGCACGAACCCTGGCCCGCGCCCGAGGCCCCCATCAGTCATCGCGAGCAGACCCTGGAGTCATCGACCGGCCGCACCCTCAGGGCCCATCTGGTGCTGTTCGACTCACGCCGCTATCGGCTCGCCGTGCTCGATCTGGGGCCGGAGCTTGCGCCGACCTCGGCCTGGCTGGAACGCCTGCGCGCCGCCGGTCTATTGGCGGCGGTCAATGGCGGATTTTTCCATGCCGACGGCCAGCCGCTTGGGCTGGTCATCGCCGAGGGCAGATCCCTCAGCCGCTTCGAGACGGTCAAGCCCCTAAGCGGCGTGCTCTATGACGATGGGCGCGGTATCCATCTGGAGCGGCGCGCGCGCTTTCAGTCGCGTCCAGGCATCGACGCCCTGATCCAGTCTGGTCCCTATCTGGTCGAACGGGGACAGGCGGTGCGCGGACTCTCGACACAGGATGTCAGCCGCCGCACCTTCATCGCGACCGACTGGCGCCGTCACTGGATTCTGGGCGCCACGCGCGATGGCCTGACGCTCGCCGAGCTGGCCGAGGCGCTGGCCACGCCCGGCGCGCTCGCCCCCTGGCCGGTGGAGCGCGCGCTCAATCTCGATGGGGGCAGCTCGACCGGGTTCCTGTTCGACCCCGGCGAGGGACGGGCGCCGATCGAGCTGCGCGCGCGCCGCCCGGTGCGCAATCTGGTCGGGGTGCGGGCGCGTTGA
- a CDS encoding nuclease-related domain-containing protein, with protein sequence MDALSWLIPIALAGLGVKLWSRVRAIQGYGREGERQVGAALKRLFPAVIHDVILPSARGGLTQIDHVALTPKGLLVVETKHYRGTILGRSEDRQWVQQRGRARRTFQNPCRQNYAHLKAVEALGLGVPVLGLVVFTDSAYFPDGVPDGVSRLATLEADLAPWRRGRVSPELRLAWNRLKQAILQDTRARRAHRRGLRRRHGWERGRIAAGICFILAALSAGGLWSSSRDPLGLAASGSAFIEWLTRLRPQAQVLDVQR encoded by the coding sequence ATGGACGCGCTGTCCTGGCTGATCCCGATCGCACTGGCGGGGCTGGGTGTTAAGCTCTGGAGTCGCGTGCGGGCCATCCAGGGCTATGGTCGCGAGGGCGAACGCCAGGTCGGGGCCGCCCTAAAACGGCTGTTCCCGGCGGTCATCCATGACGTGATCCTGCCGAGTGCGCGCGGCGGTCTGACCCAGATCGACCATGTCGCCCTCACGCCCAAGGGCCTGCTGGTGGTCGAGACCAAGCACTATCGCGGCACCATCCTGGGCCGATCTGAGGATCGGCAGTGGGTGCAGCAGCGCGGACGTGCCCGCCGGACGTTCCAGAATCCCTGCCGTCAGAACTACGCCCATCTCAAGGCCGTCGAGGCGCTTGGACTCGGGGTGCCGGTCCTGGGACTGGTGGTCTTTACGGACTCGGCCTATTTTCCAGACGGTGTTCCGGACGGCGTGTCACGGCTGGCGACGCTGGAGGCGGACTTGGCGCCCTGGCGTCGCGGTCGGGTCTCACCCGAGCTGCGCCTGGCCTGGAACAGGCTTAAGCAGGCGATCCTGCAGGATACCCGGGCCAGACGGGCACACCGGCGGGGACTGCGTCGGCGCCATGGCTGGGAGCGGGGGCGGATCGCGGCCGGGATCTGTTTCATTCTGGCCGCGCTGTCGGCGGGTGGACTCTGGTCTTCGTCCCGAGACCCGCTGGGACTGGCCGCGAGCGGGTCGGCGTTCATCGAGTGGCTGACGCGCCTTCGGCCCCAAGCCCAGGTACTCGATGTTCAACGCTGA
- a CDS encoding cobalamin biosynthesis protein, whose protein sequence is MDESQLQRIEVAIGVGCQHGASLTTLEQAIDAVLSRLGAVEVGCLASHERKTDEPALLELARLRGWPLRFYPSETLAGVVVPTPSVRAASAVGTPSVAEAAARLAAEGGELLVAKRIHHGEDGKAVTVAVARRTQR, encoded by the coding sequence ATGGACGAAAGTCAGTTGCAGAGGATCGAGGTCGCCATCGGCGTCGGGTGTCAGCACGGCGCTTCACTCACCACCCTGGAGCAGGCCATCGACGCGGTCTTGAGCCGGCTTGGTGCGGTCGAGGTGGGCTGTCTGGCCAGCCATGAACGCAAAACCGACGAACCGGCCCTGCTGGAGCTGGCCAGGCTCCGCGGCTGGCCGCTGCGATTCTATCCGTCCGAGACACTGGCCGGAGTCGTGGTTCCGACACCCTCGGTACGCGCCGCCAGCGCGGTCGGCACACCGAGCGTGGCGGAAGCCGCGGCGCGACTCGCCGCCGAGGGGGGTGAGCTGCTGGTCGCCAAACGGATCCATCACGGCGAGGACGGCAAGGCCGTGACTGTGGCCGTGGCGCGCCGGACTCAGCGTTGA
- a CDS encoding FecCD family ABC transporter permease produces MLTLVLLLALSLLSLVSLGFGEAPLSIGEVIAGLLGTGPETHQVIVREIRLPRLVLAWLVGAALGASGAALQGLLRNPLAEPGLLGISASAGLGAVLTLYFGLALVSPWMLPAAAMSFALLATLVLQALTRAGSNNLTLILAGVALSSLAGALTALALNLAPNPSDAQDIVLWLLGSISDRSFDDVWLCLPFVLLGLALLLGCAPLLDALALGEAEASSLGVDLVHLRTRIVLGSALSVGATVAITGTIGFVGLVVPHLLRRFVGFRPGPLLPASALGGAVLVLAADIALRLPETGREPMLGVVTALIGAPFFLALVWRSRRDLP; encoded by the coding sequence ATGCTGACTCTCGTGCTGTTACTCGCCCTGTCGCTGCTCAGTCTGGTCTCGCTCGGATTCGGCGAGGCGCCGCTCAGTATCGGCGAGGTGATCGCCGGTCTGCTCGGTACCGGACCCGAGACCCATCAGGTGATCGTGCGCGAGATCCGGCTGCCGCGCCTGGTGCTGGCCTGGCTGGTCGGCGCCGCACTCGGGGCCTCAGGTGCGGCGCTCCAGGGTCTGCTGCGCAATCCGCTCGCCGAACCGGGGCTGCTCGGGATCTCGGCGAGCGCCGGCCTGGGGGCGGTGCTGACGCTCTATTTCGGGCTCGCGCTGGTCAGTCCCTGGATGCTGCCGGCGGCGGCCATGTCCTTTGCCCTGCTGGCGACCCTGGTGCTCCAGGCACTGACGCGCGCCGGCTCAAACAATCTGACCCTGATCCTGGCCGGGGTGGCGCTGTCCTCGCTGGCCGGCGCCCTGACCGCACTGGCGCTCAATCTCGCGCCCAATCCGAGCGACGCGCAGGACATCGTGCTCTGGCTGCTCGGCTCGATCAGCGATCGCAGTTTCGACGACGTCTGGCTCTGTCTGCCCTTCGTGCTGCTGGGTCTAGCCCTATTGCTGGGGTGCGCGCCTTTGCTCGATGCACTGGCGCTCGGTGAGGCCGAGGCGAGCAGTCTCGGGGTCGATCTGGTGCATCTGCGTACCCGCATCGTCCTGGGATCGGCGCTCAGCGTCGGCGCGACCGTGGCGATCACAGGCACCATCGGGTTTGTCGGGTTGGTGGTGCCGCATCTGCTGCGTCGTTTCGTCGGCTTCCGGCCAGGACCGCTGCTGCCGGCGAGCGCGCTGGGCGGGGCCGTGCTGGTGCTCGCCGCCGATATCGCGCTGCGTCTGCCCGAGACCGGGCGCGAGCCGATGCTGGGCGTGGTCACGGCCCTGATCGGCGCCCCCTTCTTCCTGGCCCTGGTGTGGCGCTCGCGGAGGGATCTGCCGTGA